A genome region from Colwellia sp. Arc7-D includes the following:
- a CDS encoding trypsin-like peptidase domain-containing protein, with translation MFAVVLLLLVPELREQNIVPWKVFSTSETSQQPLSYAKAVRLAGPAVVNIYTEDIQVNPTYGRQSRKVTRLGSGVIMHEQGYILTNYHVVQSADLIVVVLQRGQELHAELIGYDVLTDLAVLKVHDNNLPVIPQISTLTSQVGDVVLAIGNPLNLGQTVTQGIVSATGQSGLSTSYLQFLQMDAAINEGNSGGALINSNGELVGINSRKFTQANPNLNIQGIFFAVPYQLARTVMLKIIEHGRVVRGWLGVDANDSVTNLKGFIIGAITPNSPAFEAGLQSGDVVYQIDDIRLLNAKQGLDVVAEAAPGSILSFMISRNNQLLTLPVTIAEVPKQ, from the coding sequence ATGTTTGCTGTAGTTCTTTTGTTACTAGTCCCTGAGCTACGTGAACAAAACATAGTTCCTTGGAAGGTGTTCTCTACTTCAGAGACGAGCCAACAACCGCTATCTTATGCCAAGGCGGTTCGCTTAGCCGGTCCAGCAGTGGTTAATATATATACCGAAGATATTCAAGTTAACCCTACTTATGGTCGTCAATCACGTAAAGTCACACGTTTAGGCAGTGGCGTTATCATGCATGAGCAGGGCTATATTTTAACTAATTATCATGTTGTGCAAAGTGCAGATCTAATTGTAGTGGTATTACAGCGTGGTCAAGAGCTTCATGCCGAGCTTATTGGCTACGATGTGCTAACTGACCTTGCTGTATTGAAAGTGCACGACAATAACTTACCCGTAATACCACAAATTAGCACTTTAACTTCACAAGTCGGTGATGTGGTATTAGCCATAGGCAACCCATTAAATCTTGGCCAGACGGTTACACAAGGTATTGTAAGTGCAACAGGACAAAGCGGTCTAAGCACTAGCTATTTGCAGTTTCTTCAAATGGATGCTGCCATAAATGAAGGTAATTCTGGTGGTGCGCTTATCAACTCTAACGGTGAGTTAGTGGGTATTAATTCAAGAAAGTTTACTCAAGCCAATCCTAACTTAAATATTCAAGGGATCTTTTTTGCTGTGCCTTATCAATTAGCTCGCACTGTTATGCTGAAAATTATTGAGCATGGACGAGTTGTACGTGGGTGGCTAGGTGTAGATGCAAATGACTCTGTTACTAACCTTAAAGGCTTTATTATCGGCGCGATAACACCAAACAGCCCAGCGTTCGAAGCTGGATTGCAGTCAGGTGATGTGGTTTATCAAATTGACGACATTCGGTTATTGAACGCCAAGCAAGGTTTAGATGTTGTCGCAGAGGCCGCTCCAGGAAGCATTTTAAGCTTTATGATCTCTCGCAATAATCAACTATTAACTTTACCTGTCACCATAGCTGAAGTTCCAAAACAGTAA
- the murA gene encoding UDP-N-acetylglucosamine 1-carboxyvinyltransferase — protein MDAFKIIGGKPLHGEVTISGAKNAALPILMASLLSETPVTFSNVPKLNDIETTIKLLSQFGAKCQWVNESSLMIDASNIDHCRASYELVKTMRASILVLGPLLARFGHAEVSLPGGCAIGARPVNLHIHGLKLMGADIEVENGYIIARNAGRLKGATIFMDTVSVTGTENLMMAAALADGVTIIENAAREPEIVDLANCLNCMGAIVLGAGTDTLTITGVEKLQGESYSVMPDRIETGTFLVAAAVTQGKVRCLNTDPKALDAVLSKLQEAGASITTGDDWIELEMTSRPKAVNIRTAPHPAFPTDMQAQFVALNAIAEGTATTTETIFENRFMHVPELQRMGAKITLEGNTAISTGVEQLNGAQVMATDLRASASLVIAGLVANTETQVDRIYHIDRGYQKIEDKLQALGANITRIKAN, from the coding sequence TTGGACGCATTTAAAATTATTGGTGGAAAACCACTACACGGCGAAGTGACTATCTCTGGCGCAAAAAATGCGGCATTACCTATTCTAATGGCCTCACTATTATCAGAAACGCCGGTTACTTTTTCCAATGTACCAAAGCTTAACGATATAGAAACTACAATTAAATTATTGTCTCAATTTGGTGCTAAATGCCAATGGGTAAATGAGAGTAGTTTGATGATTGATGCTAGTAACATTGACCATTGTCGCGCGTCTTATGAATTAGTGAAAACTATGCGGGCATCTATTCTGGTTTTAGGTCCTTTACTTGCCCGTTTTGGTCATGCTGAAGTGTCATTGCCAGGAGGTTGTGCTATCGGTGCTCGACCAGTTAACTTACATATTCATGGTTTGAAGTTAATGGGAGCTGACATAGAAGTTGAAAATGGTTATATCATTGCCCGCAATGCTGGTCGACTTAAAGGTGCGACCATTTTTATGGACACCGTTAGTGTTACAGGCACTGAAAACTTAATGATGGCAGCTGCACTAGCTGATGGTGTTACTATCATCGAAAATGCGGCGCGTGAACCTGAAATTGTCGATTTAGCCAACTGCTTAAATTGTATGGGTGCCATCGTTTTAGGTGCAGGTACTGACACTTTAACCATTACGGGTGTAGAAAAACTGCAAGGTGAAAGCTATTCAGTTATGCCTGATCGCATAGAAACGGGTACGTTTTTAGTTGCTGCAGCTGTAACACAAGGTAAAGTAAGGTGTTTAAATACTGATCCTAAAGCTTTAGATGCTGTACTGAGTAAGTTACAAGAAGCGGGTGCGTCAATTACCACAGGTGATGACTGGATTGAGCTTGAAATGACCTCTAGACCCAAAGCGGTTAACATTCGCACTGCACCTCACCCAGCATTTCCAACCGATATGCAGGCACAATTTGTTGCGCTAAATGCGATAGCTGAAGGCACGGCAACTACCACCGAAACAATATTCGAAAACCGTTTTATGCATGTGCCTGAGTTACAGCGCATGGGGGCAAAAATTACTCTTGAAGGTAACACCGCTATTAGTACGGGTGTAGAGCAATTAAATGGTGCTCAGGTTATGGCAACAGATTTACGTGCATCTGCAAGTCTAGTTATTGCTGGGTTGGTCGCAAATACTGAAACACAAGTCGATCGAATTTATCATATTGATCGTGGTTATCAAAAAATTGAAGACAAACTGCAAGCGCTTGGTGCAAATATAACGCGTATTAAAGCCAACTAA
- a CDS encoding STAS domain-containing protein, which yields MIDVEQVDKKAIFSGALTRATITRAFDKKYRQLVNQECIVIDLAKVSQIDTAGLAWILLLIELATSKSCKISLVNLPDDLLKLAKLSAVDTLLPIENN from the coding sequence ATGATAGATGTCGAACAAGTAGATAAAAAAGCAATTTTTAGTGGTGCATTAACGCGTGCTACAATAACCCGTGCATTTGATAAAAAATACCGTCAATTGGTCAACCAAGAATGTATTGTTATTGACTTGGCTAAGGTAAGCCAGATTGATACAGCAGGCTTAGCCTGGATTCTATTATTGATAGAATTAGCAACAAGTAAATCTTGTAAAATTAGCTTGGTTAATTTGCCTGATGACTTATTAAAGTTAGCAAAATTAAGTGCAGTTGATACATTATTACCGATAGAAAATAACTAA
- a CDS encoding ABC transporter substrate-binding protein, with amino-acid sequence MNSLIKHLILCITFLAVSTGVSAEEVNKKDPYQMIKTVADITFKRFANEQAAIQVEPNLLKTIVREELMPYINYQYAAYKVIGSNFKKTNKTERAEFVPAFREYLITSYAQVFTLYNNQKVEFAPPKDFTDERVVSVATSVIEPGRPPIDISFRVRKHKKTGDWKAYDMVAEGISLLDSKQAELSSLIRQKGLSHVTEMLKEKSQKNIEFKQ; translated from the coding sequence ATGAATAGTTTGATTAAGCATTTAATTTTATGTATTACTTTTTTAGCCGTCTCAACTGGAGTTAGTGCTGAGGAAGTTAATAAAAAAGATCCCTACCAAATGATTAAAACGGTTGCGGATATTACCTTCAAACGTTTTGCTAATGAACAAGCGGCGATACAAGTAGAACCTAATTTATTGAAGACTATTGTTCGTGAAGAACTTATGCCTTACATAAATTATCAATATGCGGCTTATAAAGTTATTGGCAGTAACTTTAAGAAAACAAATAAAACCGAGCGTGCTGAGTTTGTGCCAGCATTTCGTGAATACCTTATTACTTCTTATGCACAGGTTTTTACTTTATACAATAACCAAAAAGTAGAGTTTGCACCGCCAAAAGATTTTACTGATGAGCGCGTAGTTTCTGTAGCAACTAGCGTTATAGAGCCGGGACGTCCACCTATTGATATCTCTTTTCGTGTGCGTAAGCATAAAAAAACAGGCGATTGGAAAGCATACGACATGGTTGCAGAAGGTATTAGCTTACTAGACAGCAAGCAGGCTGAGTTAAGTAGCTTAATTCGACAAAAAGGTTTATCGCATGTGACCGAAATGTTGAAAGAAAAAAGTCAAAAAAATATTGAGTTCAAACAATAA
- the mlaD gene encoding outer membrane lipid asymmetry maintenance protein MlaD: protein MASKKIELLVGLFAAIGIAALLMLALKVADSGISGSGSTYQLYAKFDNIGGLKVRSPIKVGGVVVGRVSNIALDREDYTPVVTLDIFAEYDNFSEATSVSILTAGLLGEQYVGLLPGFIHSSVEILQPGDYIEDTKPALVLEELIGQFLFGQGSGN from the coding sequence ATGGCGTCGAAAAAAATAGAGTTATTGGTTGGTTTATTTGCTGCAATTGGTATTGCTGCATTGTTAATGCTTGCGTTAAAAGTTGCTGATAGCGGTATATCAGGCAGTGGTAGCACTTATCAGCTGTATGCTAAATTTGATAATATTGGTGGTTTAAAAGTCCGTTCACCGATAAAAGTTGGTGGGGTTGTCGTTGGTCGTGTAAGTAATATTGCATTAGATCGAGAAGACTATACGCCAGTGGTCACTTTAGACATTTTTGCAGAATATGACAATTTTTCAGAAGCAACTTCAGTGTCAATTTTAACGGCTGGTTTGTTGGGTGAACAATATGTTGGCTTGTTGCCGGGATTTATTCATTCGTCAGTTGAGATCTTGCAACCCGGTGACTATATCGAAGATACAAAACCGGCGTTAGTGTTAGAAGAACTGATTGGGCAATTTTTATTTGGTCAAGGTAGTGGTAATTAA
- the mlaE gene encoding lipid asymmetry maintenance ABC transporter permease subunit MlaE, whose translation MNQLQLFGRTIIDQISGLGRALLMLASALMHIPNPRKGFPLLMKQLYSVGVLSLIIVLVSGLFIGMVLALQGYTILVGYGAEASLGPMVALSLLRELGPVVAALLFAGRAGSALTAEIGLMKATEQLSSLEMMAVDPLRRVVAPRFWAGFISLPLLAAIFSAVGILGAHIVGVDWLGVDSGTFWSVMQSQVSFEKDILNGIIKSVVFAFVVTWIAVYKGYSCEPTSEGISRATTSTVVQSSLLVLGLDFVLTALMFAN comes from the coding sequence GTGAACCAACTACAACTTTTCGGTCGTACTATAATTGACCAAATTTCTGGTTTAGGTAGAGCTTTATTAATGCTGGCATCTGCATTGATGCATATTCCTAACCCACGTAAGGGTTTTCCGTTATTGATGAAACAACTGTATTCTGTTGGTGTTTTATCGTTAATCATTGTTTTAGTGTCAGGCTTATTTATTGGCATGGTACTCGCCTTACAGGGTTATACTATTTTAGTAGGCTATGGCGCTGAAGCTAGCTTAGGGCCAATGGTGGCATTGTCTTTATTACGTGAGCTGGGGCCTGTTGTTGCCGCATTATTGTTTGCAGGTAGAGCGGGTTCAGCATTGACGGCCGAAATAGGTTTGATGAAAGCAACCGAACAATTGTCTAGTCTTGAAATGATGGCGGTAGATCCTTTGCGTCGTGTAGTAGCCCCTCGGTTTTGGGCGGGCTTTATCAGCTTACCGTTATTAGCGGCAATATTTTCAGCCGTTGGTATTCTAGGCGCACACATTGTTGGTGTAGATTGGTTAGGTGTTGATAGTGGCACATTCTGGTCTGTTATGCAGTCACAAGTGTCGTTCGAGAAAGACATTTTAAATGGCATTATTAAAAGTGTGGTGTTTGCTTTTGTGGTTACTTGGATCGCGGTTTACAAAGGTTATTCTTGTGAGCCAACATCTGAAGGTATCAGTAGAGCAACAACCTCTACGGTAGTGCAATCATCACTACTAGTTTTAGGCTTAGATTTTGTATTAACCGCATTAATGTTTGCAAATTAA
- the mlaF gene encoding phospholipid ABC transporter ATP-binding protein MlaF, protein MSEILVNIKNMTFKRNERVIYDGISLSIPKGKVTAIMGPSGIGKTTLLRLIGGQIKPESGQILFDGHDIPKLSRNALYEIRKRMSMLFQSGALFSDMSVYDNIAFPIREHTELSEDVIEKMVLMKLEAVGLRGARNLRPSELSGGMARRAALARSIALDPELILYDEPFAGQDPISMGVIVRLIRELGQALGLTSVVVSHDVPEVMSIADYIYIIAEQKIIGQGTPEEIYAQTSPLVQQFVKGEADGPVPFHYPAASYSEELIGQGVDK, encoded by the coding sequence ATGTCTGAAATTTTAGTTAATATCAAAAACATGACTTTTAAGCGTAACGAACGTGTCATTTATGATGGCATTAGTTTGTCTATTCCTAAAGGGAAGGTTACAGCAATAATGGGTCCTAGTGGTATTGGGAAAACAACCCTGCTGCGACTTATTGGTGGGCAAATCAAACCAGAATCCGGACAAATATTATTTGACGGTCACGATATTCCTAAGCTTTCGCGTAATGCATTATATGAAATACGTAAGCGCATGAGTATGCTTTTTCAAAGTGGTGCATTGTTTTCAGATATGAGTGTTTATGACAATATCGCTTTTCCTATTCGTGAGCACACTGAATTATCCGAAGATGTTATTGAAAAAATGGTGCTAATGAAACTAGAGGCCGTTGGTTTACGTGGTGCAAGAAATTTACGCCCAAGTGAGCTTTCCGGTGGTATGGCTAGGCGTGCAGCACTTGCTCGCTCAATTGCGCTTGATCCAGAATTGATTCTGTATGATGAGCCATTTGCTGGTCAAGACCCTATTTCTATGGGTGTAATTGTGCGTTTAATACGTGAATTAGGTCAAGCATTAGGCTTAACTTCAGTTGTGGTTTCTCATGATGTCCCCGAAGTGATGAGCATTGCCGATTATATCTATATTATTGCGGAACAAAAAATTATTGGTCAAGGTACGCCGGAAGAGATTTACGCTCAAACGTCACCTTTAGTGCAGCAGTTTGTTAAAGGTGAAGCTGATGGTCCTGTACCATTTCACTACCCTGCAGCTTCATATAGCGAAGAATTAATTGGCCAAGGGGTTGATAAGTGA
- a CDS encoding calcium/sodium antiporter, with product MLIQILILLLSLIILVWSADKFVFGASALARNLGISPMIIGLTIVAMGSSAPEMMIAATASLQGNPDTAIGNAIGSNITNIALVLGLTALFNPLTVSSSTIKREIPLILIITAIATYMLANSNFSFNEGLILIIGFVLYIATLLFVTLKRSKENPIDDKMVIEAEQEVPDGVSTKHSVIWLIVGMILLPLSASFLVDSSIFIAKAFGISDLVIGLTVIAIGTSLPELAASIMSIIKKEDDLALGNIIGSNIFNILAVLSLAGLISPGNIDNAAAVRDAPFMLATTFLLFILCFSRGGKFRITRAKGLLLLAVFIGYQVLLFSQINA from the coding sequence ATGTTAATTCAAATTTTGATCTTATTACTTTCACTAATCATTTTAGTGTGGAGTGCAGACAAATTTGTATTTGGTGCTTCGGCATTAGCACGCAACCTTGGTATTTCTCCAATGATTATTGGTTTAACTATCGTTGCTATGGGCTCTTCAGCTCCTGAAATGATGATCGCTGCAACGGCCTCTTTGCAAGGAAATCCTGATACCGCCATTGGTAACGCGATAGGTTCAAATATTACCAATATTGCTTTAGTTCTTGGCTTAACTGCACTGTTTAACCCATTGACTGTCTCATCGTCCACGATCAAACGTGAAATACCTCTCATTTTAATTATTACGGCTATAGCAACATACATGCTAGCTAATAGTAACTTTAGTTTTAATGAAGGTTTAATTCTAATTATTGGCTTTGTACTCTACATTGCGACCTTACTCTTCGTGACATTAAAGCGCTCAAAAGAAAACCCTATTGACGACAAAATGGTAATAGAAGCAGAGCAAGAAGTACCTGATGGTGTGAGTACCAAGCACTCGGTTATATGGCTTATTGTGGGTATGATTTTACTGCCGTTAAGTGCCAGCTTCTTAGTAGACTCTTCTATTTTTATAGCGAAAGCCTTTGGTATTAGCGACCTTGTTATTGGCTTAACAGTAATAGCCATTGGTACCAGCCTACCTGAACTAGCAGCCAGTATTATGAGTATTATTAAAAAAGAAGATGATCTAGCCCTTGGTAATATTATTGGCTCAAATATATTTAATATATTAGCTGTGTTGTCGCTTGCGGGATTAATTTCTCCAGGCAATATTGATAACGCCGCTGCCGTGCGCGACGCTCCATTTATGCTAGCAACCACCTTCTTATTATTTATACTTTGTTTTAGTCGTGGTGGAAAGTTTCGCATCACGCGCGCGAAAGGGTTACTATTATTAGCCGTCTTTATTGGTTATCAAGTGTTACTTTTTAGTCAAATCAACGCTTAA
- a CDS encoding KpsF/GutQ family sugar-phosphate isomerase gives MKNFKQLALNVIHIEQQAIAELTQFIDDDFAQACELMFNCRGRVIVIGMGKSGHIGGKIAATLASTGTPSFFVHPGEASHGDLGMVTIDDVVLTISNSGETGEVLAIIPVLKRIGAKIIAMTGKPDSTLAKLADTHVCVKVSQEACPLGLAPTSSTTATLVMGDALAVALLNARGFTADDFALSHPGGSLGKRLLLRLADIMHKDERLPTVTQSAKIKDALVEMSLKGLGMTAVVDSDNILVGLFTDGDLRRILDAEINIHQDSITSVMTKNPLVAKQDMLAAEALKIMEDKKINGLIIVNDDNQPIGAMNMHDLLKSGVL, from the coding sequence ATGAAAAACTTTAAACAATTAGCACTGAATGTAATTCATATTGAGCAACAAGCTATTGCTGAGTTAACGCAATTTATCGACGACGACTTTGCACAGGCTTGTGAGCTAATGTTTAATTGTCGAGGTCGTGTTATCGTCATTGGCATGGGAAAATCTGGTCACATTGGTGGTAAAATTGCGGCTACTTTAGCCAGTACAGGTACACCTTCATTTTTTGTTCATCCCGGTGAAGCAAGTCATGGTGATCTTGGCATGGTCACCATTGATGATGTCGTATTAACCATTTCTAACTCAGGTGAAACGGGTGAAGTATTGGCCATTATTCCTGTTCTTAAGCGTATTGGCGCCAAAATAATTGCCATGACCGGCAAGCCCGACTCTACACTTGCTAAACTTGCCGATACCCATGTCTGTGTAAAAGTATCACAAGAAGCTTGTCCGTTAGGGCTAGCACCAACATCAAGCACAACAGCCACTTTAGTTATGGGTGACGCTTTAGCCGTTGCTTTACTTAACGCGCGTGGTTTTACCGCCGACGACTTTGCTTTATCGCATCCCGGTGGTAGCCTTGGTAAAAGATTATTATTACGCTTAGCCGACATAATGCACAAAGATGAACGACTCCCAACGGTGACACAAAGTGCTAAAATAAAAGATGCCTTAGTTGAGATGTCGTTAAAAGGCTTAGGCATGACGGCTGTGGTTGACAGTGACAACATACTTGTCGGTCTTTTTACTGATGGTGATTTACGTCGTATTTTAGATGCTGAAATTAATATTCATCAAGATAGCATCACCAGTGTAATGACAAAAAATCCACTGGTAGCTAAACAAGACATGTTAGCGGCAGAAGCATTAAAAATTATGGAAGACAAAAAAATTAATGGCTTAATTATCGTCAACGATGATAATCAGCCTATTGGCGCGATGAATATGCATGACTTATTGAAATCAGGAGTGCTATAA
- the kdsC gene encoding 3-deoxy-manno-octulosonate-8-phosphatase KdsC, whose amino-acid sequence MDSLYGKVSPSVWQKAQKIKLFVCDIDGVFSDGRIYLGNNGEELKAFHTKDGYGIKALGASGVDVGVITGRKSNIVQTRMTALNVKHIVQGEENKLPALKAMLASLKLKPEQVAYIGDDMPDFDCLNYVGFSIAVNDAHPAILNLCDYITYTRGGFGAVRETCDLIMQSQQTLANASGASI is encoded by the coding sequence TTGGACAGTTTATACGGAAAAGTTTCGCCAAGTGTTTGGCAAAAAGCACAAAAGATCAAACTCTTTGTTTGTGATATTGACGGCGTTTTTTCTGATGGCCGTATTTATTTAGGTAACAATGGTGAAGAATTAAAAGCCTTTCATACCAAAGATGGATATGGCATCAAAGCGCTAGGAGCTAGTGGTGTTGATGTTGGTGTAATTACAGGCAGAAAATCCAATATCGTACAAACTCGTATGACCGCATTAAACGTAAAACATATAGTGCAAGGCGAAGAAAACAAACTGCCAGCGTTGAAAGCAATGCTCGCTTCATTAAAGTTAAAGCCAGAACAAGTGGCTTACATCGGCGATGATATGCCTGACTTCGATTGTCTAAACTATGTTGGTTTTAGCATTGCAGTAAATGATGCACATCCCGCCATTTTAAACTTGTGTGACTACATAACTTATACCCGCGGTGGTTTTGGTGCGGTACGAGAAACCTGCGATCTTATTATGCAAAGTCAACAGACTTTAGCTAATGCGTCAGGTGCAAGTATATGA